Proteins encoded within one genomic window of Augochlora pura isolate Apur16 chromosome 11, APUR_v2.2.1, whole genome shotgun sequence:
- the LOC144476857 gene encoding uncharacterized protein LOC144476857 isoform X5, with the protein MRFSLTPQPGESGFIQWLDAMKMVARLQGGIPPEFRKKLWLTLAERHLEQRGVDWKQAEKVCFNEWSNPDDEELGIQIVKDLHRTGCSLFCGAAGRDNQAVLRRVLLGFARWNKSVGYCQGLNVLAALVLQVMDRAESAAVKVMIYLIEGVLPEGYFADNLRGLSVDMAVFRDLLRTRLPKLSKHLEALQNDAKDKATGYSFSSNSYEPPLTNVFTMQWFLTLFCHCLPQEAVLRVWDLIFLEGDEILLRTALTIWEGLSDRIMTVTSADEFYSIMGVLTREMLEFTDTNNLIKNIVSMGPLQGVTGLREKHRYNITPWARKLSDDDDSDTEEDERLAVAAAMFSMAQRLKKDMLVDRIPQTIGALQAMAPSSDRERLALDISTLKQQYAKLRERQRQAHIILSAACARQTMVPPPTSQAMNHLLVGKNALVSAKNRPLSLPSGTVQAKTRPTPLSQNRRDRQGVTLHWKDTKKAKQKTAAGTSGAVEAATSQPPEADLTSPKRGNVDSDSDSTSTELCDEPDRMSDVDSEDLTSASESYVMATDEERGSRGGGSPMPEKSLDRSSPEEKSDLTSTDDKQDAGEDNLGDMSIAKITDQIRRLSAEDDNNSMVPQSFSGRSKHSPDDSSTAESSLQRDQSSAGLGVGGSVGKSLVLDEFYLGVPGTAVSVKEEEVLVHESRKLKGAAKEAEGFADGLEALKELKEIKELKEIKELKEIKELKGPEDLKELTELKGLKDLKDLKEIKDLKELEDLKKMKDLKIQRDPMDLKELKEVTELKELKDLKDLRDPKDLKELTELKELKELTDLKDLKDLANLRDPKDLKELKDLKDPKDRKELKDLKDPKDLKELKGLKDPKDLKELKDLKDPKDSKDPTQVATSTSVQPQDSSTFSKSLRAKYDQLFDDATSYEKVTVTAKQSEDGKYGTVTGATATTDKRYDKLADTPSLLDRKYDEMTEKSILLDRKYDDIADKASSLETKYRETGETTRLHDHVADETVDVKKYDRIVERPCLTQTDLDKTFDSFLDRRYDGESKRDDIVKQLDTRYAQTTLNAKVDAIMSRASPLDTGFDTVTGTRLLDTTKDDTSNRKYDSLSSKSLDSKYDKITDEASQLALYKVSSLDPKYKTNSVDGKYDGVESFEKKYEKVSLETKYDQIIERTTPLDLKFDKIPGKPVLEVKCENGERYRSTFNFSSRLSLDMKKYEPASKTPVSETPSTVTIERNLYCKTYVGHLPISPVTVDQKLGQLTSVHGANSIITLTTESSDSQVLEKTYLMDRIQPSQPKTYPELKKSPQTPESNKSFGSGETMGPDSKPSSMPISPRTPVRSDSRDYLMDKSVSSSVSSDSKTLVFRSVDSDVTKDSDKTDGKKSFDKSSSLTPISTDSLRIKSETSPKLVISSSSESCSPGKMKSSERSFSSDLQSPISANSIKYTSNYNRHGPDDMSGSPMDLSAATSPFYPISNPNQKTPPSPYSVSRRRSSLDSTETSPEQKSSSSKESNKYLGYQSKFDSTLKPGIQDMDSRISKKEDFGRDYKEASSDRRNGDNDVHLYQSSAYCMKDIDRDDGGDDPLSEKDVVPSLPLEKLDMHYLSYNSKQRDKSKVLERSSSSLDSRRFVDMKSSLSTDEFNASMVKKRSSDILEDIKHLEAKASEGSSDSGILAKKSYMWEDLKNLEARRQDTFTDSASTFSKRRLEIPDISVTGDGRKSYIVHPKMSIDENTDSILNTVCRNQNNGVADDGRESKLGVWTKVKPRKRGDNGRRNSDRALKIIQENSVILQKILACQAKKRLPDLEEISKEISISPINEEISKIFSPILEKMGLNEHEINEELARINFKDFDNMTATSVSEFDAKINEELSRLSLIDDNEQIDHFDVDEVIAHQYSDTREELIDRKINEELSKLLLNYEDRSPASIVNLDKGSSQNVSDIDGLDLSSASTNVFSYKSSNDSIDIRSDLTTAQEPSLPVEKFSQYTEKVLPYSVSKYRDDDSSPKSDIDIYRELEKLDQISSAQVLPHPILELPQQELSSIPYIPNTSPFSDVPPIRYTTKPVQYDTSPLESSYDPYKTFDFKPKLSPKHATSNPFASPPYDQPILDTAFEYINNKPDLSINAYDKHLKSPLLTKEALEFRVRYDEEPSRDIGGDYMSLPSDLALTASKSPYFSNGNTEPLTPTKYASKEDRCLIGSSFLEYPADSSDLHRKYDPLSPKEYSLKSLDYDRHLLPSIEAASDLGSYLPAKHMDYQPLSPNRHFIEQRFQTSANHYASKLSPGMADETKRPVSHPEFPGKVAVTKYAELPDRGVASSYQKSSLSLGNIGHPAKGVENNYNTLTSPKTQFSPFPVRNAPRKPNELTLKLGLYPQKSPDVGQLKRS; encoded by the exons ATGAGATTCAGCCTGACGCCGCAGCCGGGTGAAAGTGGTTTCATACAATGGCTGGACGCGATGAAGATGGTCGCGAGGCTGCAGGGCGGCATACCACCGGAGTTTCGGAAGAAG TTATGGCTGACACTGGCGGAACGTCATCTGGAGCAGCGCGGCGTCGATTGGAAGCAGGCTGAAAAGGTCTGCTTCAACGAGTGGAGCAATCCTGACGATGAGGAGCTCGGGATACAGATCGTTAAA GATCTCCACCGTACAGGCTGCAGCCTATTTTgcggcgcggccggccggGACAATCAAGCGGTGCTGCGCCGCGTTCTGCTCGGGTTCGCGCGATGGAACAAGTCCGTCGGCTATTGCCAAGGCCTGAACGTGCTCGCCGCCCTCGTTCTGCAGGTTATGGATCGCGCCGAGTCCGCCGCGGTGAAGGTGATGATCTACTTGATAGAAGGTGTCCTGCCCGAGGGCTACTTCGCGGACAATCTGCGCGGCCTTTCCGTCGACATGGCGGTGTTCCGCGATCTGCTGCGGACAAGGCTGCCAAAGCTCTCGAAACACCTCGAGGCGTTGCAGAACGACGCGAAAGACAAGGCGACAGGTTATTCATTCTCGAGCAA CAGCTACGAGCCACCCCTGACGAATGTGTTCACGATGCAATGGTTCCTCACTCTCTTTTGCCACTGTCTACCCCAAGAAGCAGTACTCCGAGTCTGGGACTTGATATTCCTCGAAGGCGACGAGATTCTACTTCGAACTGCTCTTACCATCTGGGAAGGACTATCAGA CCGGATCATGACCGTCACATCCGCCGACGAGTTCTACAGCATCATGGGGGTCCTAACCAGAGAGATGCTGGAGTTCACTGACACGAACAATCTCATCAAG AACATAGTCAGCATGGGACCCCTGCAAGGTGTGACCGGTCTACGGGAGAAGCACCGATACAATATCACGCCGTGGGCAAGGAAGCtgagcgacgacgacgacagcgACACGGAGGAGGACGAGAGGCTTGCCGTGGCCGCGGCGATGTTCAGCATGGCGCAGCGTCTGAAGAAAg ACATGCTTGTAGATCGTATACCGCAAACAATCGGCGCACTGCAGGCGATGGCGCCAAGCAGCGACCGGGAACGTCTCGCTTTGGACATTAGCACGTTGAAGCAGCAGTACGCCAAGCTGAGGGAACGCCAACGACAGGCGCACATTATACTATCCG CTGCATGTGCAAGGCAGACCATGGTACCACCTCCTACTTCTCAGGCCATGAATCATCTTTTAGTGGGCAAAAATGCGCTCGTGAGCGCGAAGAATCGACCCCTGAGCCTGCCTTCGGGTACTGTGCAGGCGAAGACACGACCTACACCGCTCAGCCAGAATCGGAGGGACAGGCAGGGCGTCACGTTGCATTGGAAGGACACGAAGAAAGCGAAGCAGAAAACTGCTGCTGGCACGTCAG GTGCGGTAGAAGCGGCAACGTCGCAGCCACCGGAGGCGGACTTAACCTCCCCGAAGCGCGGCAACGTGGACAGCGACAGCGACAGTACGTCGACGGAATTATGCGACGAGCCGGATCGTATGAGCGACGTCGACAGCGAAGATCTGACGTCGGCGTCCGAGTCCTACGTAATGGCGACGGACGAAGAGCGAGGATCGCGCGGGGGTGGTTCCCCGATGCCGGAGAAGTCGCTGGATCGTTCGTCGCCCGAAGAGAAGAGCGACCTAACCTCTACCGACGACAAACAAGACGCTGGCGAAGACAATTTAGGCGACATGTCGATCGCCAAGATCACAGATCAGATCCGACGGCTGTCCGCAGAGGATGACAATAATTCGATGGTTCCTCAATCGTTCAGTGGCCGGAGCAAACACTCTCCGGACGATTCGTCGACGGCGGAGTCATCTCTGCAGAGGGATCAGTCCAGTGCTGGTCTAGGAGTGGGCGGCAGCGTCGGAAAGTCATTGGTCTTGGACGAGTTTTATTTAGGGGTGCCTGGCACCGCCGTCAGCgtgaaggaggaggaggtgctGGTGCACGAGAGCCGTAAGCTGAAAGGTGCTGCGAAGGAGGCTGAGGGCTTTGCGGATGGTCTGGAGGCTCTCAAGGAGCTAAAGGAGATCAAAGAGCTGAAGGAGATAAAAGAGTTAAAGGAGATAAAAGAGCTAAAGGGTCCAGAGGATCTGAAGGAGCTAACAGAGCTCAAGGGGCTAAAGGACCTGAAAGACCTGAAGGAGATAAAAGACCTAAAAGAGCTAGAAGACCTGAAGAAGATGAAAGACCTAAAGATTCAGAGGGATCCAATGGATCTGAAGGAGCTAAAAGAGGTAACAGAGCTGAAGGAGCTAAAAGACCTGAAGGATCTGAGGGATCCAAAGGATCTGAAGGAGCTAACAGAGCTAAAAGAGCTAAAAGAGCTAACAGACCTAAAAGATCTAAAGGACCTGGCAAATCTGAGGGATCCAAAGGATCTGAAAGAGCTAAAGGACCTGAAGGACCCTAAAGACCGGAAAGAACTAAAGGACCTGAAAGATCCCAAAGATCTGAAAGAGCTAAAGGGTCTGAAGGATCCCAAAGACCTGAAAGAGCTAAAGGACCTGAAGGATCCGAAAGACTCGAAGGACCCAACCCAAGTGGCAACGTCCACGAGCGTTCAGCCTCAGGACTCGAGCACCTTTTCTAAGTCACTGCGAGCTAAGTACGATCAGCTATTCGACGACGCGACGTCATACGAGAAAGTCACAGTGACCGCGAAGCAGAGCGAAGACGGTAAATACGGTACAGTGACGGGGGCGACTGCCACGACAGACAAAAGGTATGATAAACTCGCAGATACACCTAGTCTATTAGACCGAAAGTACGATGAAATGACAGAGAAATCTATTTTGTTAGATAGAAAGTACGATGATATCGCGGACAAGGCTTCCTCGTTAGAGACAAAGTACAGGGAAACGGGAGAGACAACAAGGTTGCACGATCACGTCGCTGACGAGACTGTAGATGTAAAAAAGTACGACAGAATCGTAGAGAGACCTTGCCTGACCCAGACGGATCTAGACAAGACGTTTGACAGTTTCTTAGACAGGAGATACGACGGAGAGTCGAAGCGAGACGACATCGTCAAGCAATTGGACACAAGATACGCTCAGACCACGTTGAACGCTAAAGTCGACGCGATCATGAGCAGAGCCTCGCCGTTGGACACGGGATTCGACACTGTGACGGGGACTAGATTGCTAGACACCACAAAAGACGACACCTCGAACAGAAAATATGACAGCTTATCAAGTAAATCATTGGACTCCAAGTACGATAAAATAACAGACGAAGCTTCTCAATTGGCCTTATATAAGGTCAGTTCGCTGGATCCGAAGTACAAGACTAATTCAGTGGACGGAAAGTACGATGGAGTCGAATCGTTCGAGAAGAAGTATGAAAAAGTGTCACTGGAGACTAAGTACGACCAGATCATAGAGAGAACGACGCCATTGGACCTGAAATTCGACAAGATCCCAGGGAAGCCAGTCCTGGAGGTCAAATGTGAGAACGGGGAGCGGTACAGGTCTACCTTCAACTTCTCTAGCCGACTGTCCCTAGATATGAAGAAGTACGAGCCGGCAAGTAAAACTCCAGTGTCTGAGACACCAAGTACAGTCACCATAGAAAGGAACCTGTACTGCAAGACCTATGTAGGACACCTGCCAATCTCACCAGTAACCGTGGACCAGAAGCTGGGTCAGCTGACGTCCGTGCACGGCGCAAACAGTATTATAACCCTCACGACAGAGTCCTCTGACTCTCAAGTGTTGGAGAAGACGTACCTCATGGACAGGATCCAGCCGAGCCAGCCGAAGACCTATCCGGAGCTGAAGAAAAGTCCCCAGACACCGGAGAGCAACAAGTCGTTCGGGTCTGGCGAGACCATGGGGCCGGACTCGAAGCCCTCCAGCATGCCTATCAGCCCGAGGACTCCGGTGAGGTCCGACTCGCGTGATTATCTGATGGACAAGTCGGTGTCTTCCTCCGTGAGCTCGGACTCGAAGACCCTGGTCTTCCGCTCGGTGGACTCCGACGTGACCAAGGACAGCGACAAGACGGACGGGAAGAAAAGCTTCGACAAGTCCAGCTCGCTGACGCCGATCAGCACGGACTCGCTGCGCATCAAGTCGGAGACAAGCCCGAAGCTGGTGATCAGCAGCTCCAGCGAGTCCTGCAGCCCCGGCAAGATGAAGTCTTCCGAGAGGTCGTTCAGTTCGGACCTGCAATCGCCAATAAGTGCCAACTCGATCAAGTATACCTCGAACTACAACAGACACGGGCCGGACGACATGTCAGGCTCTCCTATGGACCTCAGCGCGGCTACCTCGCCGTTCTACCCCATCTCCAATCCGAACCAAAAGACCCCGCCGTCACCTTACAGCGTCTCCAGGCGGAGATCCAGCCTGGACAGCACGGAGACGTCGCCGGAGCAGAAGTCCAGCAGCTCGAAGGAGTCGAACAAGTACCTGGGCTACCAGTCCAAGTTCGACTCGACCTTGAAGCCTGGCATTCAGGATATGGACTCTAGGATATCAAAGAAAGAAGACTTTGGAAGAGACTACAAAGAGGCCTCCAGTGACAGGAGAAATGGGGACAACGATGTCCACTTGTATCAGTCCAGCGCCTACTGTATGAAAGACATTGACCGTGACGATGGTGGAGATGATCCCCTATCTGAGAAGGACGTGGTGCCGTCGCTGCCATTGGAGAAACTGGACATGCACTACTTGAGCTACAATTCTAAGCAGCGAGACAAGTCTAAGGTACTCGAGCGGAGTTCCAGCAGCCTGGACAGCAGGAGGTTTGTGGACATGAAGTCCTCGTTGTCCACGGACGAGTTCAACGCCTCCATGGTGAAGAAGAGATCCAGCGACATCTTGGAGGACATCAAGCACTTGGAGGCGAAGGCGAGCGAGGGCTCGTCGGACTCTGGGATCCTGGCAAAGAAGAGCTACATGTGGGAGGACTTAAAGAACCTGGAGGCTAGGAGGCAGGACACCTTCACAGACTCGGCTAGCACCTTCTCCAAACGACGCTTGGAGATACCTGACATCAGCGTGACTGGGGACGGCAGGAAGTCCTACATCGTCCACCCGAAGATGAGCATCGACGAGAACACCGATAGCATATTGAACACGGTATGCCGTAATCAGAACAACGGTGTCGCCGACGATGGCAGAGAGTCGAAGTTGGGTGTATGGACGAAAGTGAAGCCTCGCAAGAGAGGAGACAACGGCCGTAGGAACAGCGACAGGGCACTGAAGATCATCCAGGAGAACTCCGTCATCCTCCAGAAGATCCTCGCCTGCCAGGCGAAGAAGAGGCTGCCGGACCTGGAGGAGATCTCCAAGGAGATCAGCATCAGTCCCATTAACGAGGAGATCTCGAAGATCTTCAGCCCGATCCTGGAGAAAATGGGGCTCAACGAGCACGAGATCAACGAGGAGCTGGCGAGGATCAACTTCAAGGACTTCGACAACATGACAGCCACTAGTGTGTCCGAATTCGACGCGAAGATCAACGAGGAGCTGTCCAGGCTGTCGCTGATCGACGATAACGAGCAGATAGACCACTTTGACGTGGACGAGGTGATCGCGCATCAGTACTCGGACACCAGGGAGGAGCTGATAGACAGGAAGATCAACGAGGAGCTGTCCAAGTTGCTACTGAACTACGAGGACCGGTCTCCGGCGAGCATAGTCAACCTGGACAAGGGGTCGAGTCAGAACGTCAGTGACATCGACGGCCTGGACCTGTCCAGCGCGTCCACCAACGTCTTCTCCTACAAGTCCTCCAACGACTCCATAGACATCAGAAGTGACCTGACGACCGCCCAGGAGCCATCGCTTCCGGTGGAGAAGTTCTCCCAGTACACCGAGAAGGTGCTACCCTACAGCGTGTCGAAGTACAGAGACGACGATTCGTCACCGAAAAGCGACATCGACATATACAGAGAGCTGGAGAAGCTGGACCAGATTTCTTCAGCCCAGGTGCTACCTCACCCGATCCTAGAGCTCCCCCAACAGGAGCTTTCCTCCATCCCCTACATCCCGAACACTTCTCCCTTCAGCGACGTCCCACCAATCAGGTACACAACGAAACCAGTCCAGTACGACACGTCGCCCCTGGAAAGCTCCTACGACCCATACAAGACGTTCGACTTCAAACCCAAGTTATCCCCTAAACACGCGACCTCCAACCCATTTGCCTCCCCTCCCTACGACCAGCCTATCCTAGACACGGCTTTCGAATACATCAACAACAAACCAGACCTGTCCATCAACGCCTACGACAAGCACCTGAAGAGTCCACTACTGACGAAGGAAGCCTTGGAATTCCGGGTGAGGTACGACGAAGAGCCATCCAGGGACATCGGCGGGGACTACATGTCATTACCTTCTGATCTTGCTCTGACCGCTAGCAAGTCGCCATACTTCAGCAACGGGAACACCGAGCCGTTGACGCCCACCAAGTACGCGTCCAAGGAGGACAGGTGCCTGATAGGGTCCTCTTTCCTGGAGTACCCGGCCGATTCCTCTGACCTGCACCGGAAGTACGACCCCCTGTCTCCGAAGGAGTACTCCCTCAAGAGCTTGGACTACGACAGACATCTGCTGCCTTCCATAGAGGCAGCGTCCGACCTGGGCTCATACCTGCCGGCGAAACACATGGACTACCAGCCTCTGTCGCCCAACCGCCATTTCATCGAGCAACGCTTTCAAACCTCGGCGAACCACTACGCTTCTAAACTGTCCCCAGGTATGGCCGACGAGACCAAGAGACCCGTCTCCCATCCGGAGTTCCCTGGCAAGGTTGCCGTCACCAAGTACGCCGAGCTGCCCGACAGAGGCGTGGCGAGCAGCTACCAGAAGTCCTCGCTGAGCCTGGGCAACATCGGCCACCCGGCCAAGGGCGTCGAGAACAACTACAACACCCTGACCAGCCCGAAGACCCAGTTCAGCCCCTTCCCGGTGAGGAACGCACCCAGGAAGCCGAACGAGCTCACCCTGAAGCTGGGCCTCTACCCGCAGAAGAGCCCCGACGTGGGACAATTGAAGAGGTCATAG